In the Candidatus Hydrogenedentota bacterium genome, one interval contains:
- a CDS encoding YihA family ribosome biogenesis GTP-binding protein: protein MKIVSAEFLKSAARPDQFPRDGRPEVAFVGRSNVGKSSLLNTLLNRKDLAKTSATPGKTQLVNFFTVNGRCYFVDLPGYGFAKVPMPVKEAWNRLMHQYLGDREPLRLAALLLDARHKPSSQDAAMLEMLGECRVPTVLVATKTDKLSKSQAQAGIRQIRAELGLDADAVVVPFSSVTGQGRKELLDIVGEQFEQNTPAPPPQGV from the coding sequence ATGAAAATTGTCTCGGCGGAATTTTTGAAAAGCGCGGCCCGGCCGGACCAGTTTCCCCGGGACGGCCGCCCCGAGGTCGCCTTTGTGGGCCGGTCCAACGTGGGAAAGTCGTCCCTGCTGAACACCCTGCTGAACCGGAAGGACCTGGCCAAAACCAGCGCCACGCCGGGCAAAACACAGCTCGTCAATTTCTTCACCGTGAACGGGCGGTGTTATTTCGTGGACCTGCCAGGCTATGGATTCGCCAAGGTGCCCATGCCGGTGAAGGAGGCCTGGAACCGGCTGATGCACCAGTATCTCGGCGACCGGGAGCCCCTGCGGCTGGCGGCGCTGCTGCTCGACGCGCGCCACAAGCCCTCGTCGCAGGACGCGGCCATGCTGGAAATGCTCGGCGAGTGCCGGGTGCCCACGGTGCTTGTGGCGACCAAGACGGACAAGCTGTCCAAAAGCCAGGCGCAGGCGGGCATCCGGCAAATCCGCGCGGAGCTCGGCCTGGATGCGGACGCGGTGGTGGTCCCCTTTTCCTCCGTGACCGGGCAGGGCAGAAAAGAACTGCTCGACATTGTCGGGGAACAGTTTGAGCAGAACACCCCCGCCCCGCCCCCGCAGGGCGTGTAG